A genome region from Geminicoccus roseus DSM 18922 includes the following:
- a CDS encoding patatin-like phospholipase family protein, with product MSNRQIPKKKSHLCSERPPFECIALLLQGGGALGSYQAGVYQALAEAGLHPDWVAGISIGAINSALIAGNPPEKRVERLRAFWEEITTPPFGIPDFEALEIKGDLARSVVNQMRAFGVLVGGAQGFFTPRPVPPQFQPPGTMEAQSYYDVTPLKATLERLVDFDRINAGGTRFSVGAVNVRTGNFVYFDSTRQMIRPEHVIASGSLPPGFPATEIEGEFYWDGGIVSNTPLQWVLEGRPRQDTLAFQVDLWSARGDLPRNLNEADVRQKEIRFSSRTRATTDQFKYAQHLRHALSRVLKSLPPERQAEPDIALLASEADHKVHNIIQLIYRSKRYEGAAKDYEFSRRTMEEHWKSGYHDAVRTLRHPEVLERPKSPDGVFTFDLAYQGRE from the coding sequence AACAGACAGATCCCCAAGAAGAAGTCGCACCTGTGCAGCGAGCGCCCTCCCTTCGAGTGCATCGCGCTGCTCCTGCAGGGCGGCGGGGCCCTGGGATCCTACCAGGCGGGTGTCTACCAGGCGCTGGCGGAGGCGGGCCTCCATCCGGACTGGGTGGCGGGGATCTCGATCGGCGCGATCAACTCGGCGCTGATCGCGGGCAATCCTCCGGAAAAGCGGGTCGAGCGCCTGCGCGCGTTCTGGGAGGAGATCACCACGCCGCCGTTCGGTATCCCGGACTTCGAGGCCCTGGAAATCAAGGGCGACCTGGCCCGCAGCGTGGTCAACCAGATGCGGGCCTTCGGGGTGCTGGTCGGCGGCGCGCAGGGCTTCTTCACGCCGCGGCCGGTCCCCCCGCAGTTCCAGCCGCCCGGCACCATGGAGGCGCAGAGCTATTACGACGTGACGCCGCTCAAGGCGACGCTGGAACGGCTGGTCGACTTCGACCGGATCAATGCCGGCGGCACCCGCTTCAGCGTCGGCGCCGTCAACGTCCGGACCGGCAATTTCGTTTACTTCGACAGTACCCGCCAGATGATCCGGCCCGAGCACGTCATCGCCAGCGGCTCCCTGCCGCCGGGCTTCCCCGCCACCGAGATCGAGGGGGAGTTCTACTGGGACGGGGGCATCGTCTCCAACACCCCGCTGCAATGGGTGCTGGAGGGCAGGCCGCGCCAGGACACGCTGGCCTTCCAGGTCGACCTGTGGAGCGCTCGGGGCGACCTGCCGCGCAACCTCAACGAGGCGGATGTCCGCCAGAAGGAGATCCGGTTCTCCAGCCGGACCCGGGCCACCACCGACCAGTTCAAGTATGCCCAGCACCTGCGCCACGCCCTGAGCCGGGTCCTGAAGTCGTTGCCGCCGGAGCGCCAGGCCGAGCCGGACATCGCCTTGCTGGCCAGCGAGGCCGACCACAAAGTGCACAACATCATCCAATTGATCTACCGCTCCAAGCGCTATGAGGGAGCGGCCAAGGACTACGAGTTCTCCAGGCGGACCATGGAGGAGCACTGGAAGAGCGGCTACCACGATGCCGTGCGCACCTTGCGGCATCCCGAGGTCCTGGAGCGGCCGAAGAGCCCGGACGGCGTCTTCACCTTCGACCTTGCCTACCAGGGGCGGGAATAG